The DNA sequence GGCGCTTCGAGCAGCTCCTGGTCGTTCACGGTGAGCACGATGAGCGACGAATTGCCGCGGCCGGGCCGCTCGCCCACCTGCACCGTGAAGTCAGCCACGCCGGCCGGGGCCTCAAAGCTGTTGTAAAACAGGTCGTAGAAGTCGTGGCCCGGCTTGGTCAGGGCTTGGTCGAGCACCAGGCCTGCCGCCTCAGTGCCAGTGCGGCGGCGGCTTACCGAGTCGGCCTTGAGCAGCAGGCGCAGGGCTTCTTCGAGCTGGGCGGGAGGCAGCGGGGCGGGGGCTTTGCGAGCTTGGGCGGGGCGCTTGGCAGGTTGCGCGTCGGCCCGGCCGGCCAGGGCCCCCAGCGCTACGGCCAGCAGCCCCCAGCCGGCCAAAGCGC is a window from the Hymenobacter nivis genome containing:
- a CDS encoding CsgE family curli-type amyloid fiber assembly protein; this translates as MYCPPLASGWMLWFRALAGWGLLAVALGALAGRADAQPAKRPAQARKAPAPLPPAQLEEALRLLLKADSVSRRRTGTEAAGLVLDQALTKPGHDFYDLFYNSFEAPAGVADFTVQVGERPGRGNSSLIVLTVNDQELLEAPLPTRLDQMEELVAGAVEAAQGYLLEAQNVSRQLESGRRAPLEVY